In a genomic window of Verrucomicrobiota bacterium:
- the ftsW gene encoding putative lipid II flippase FtsW, whose product MFSTKQSAITLVVVVLILTTLGLVMLFSTSAFAMKQSGDPYYFIERQVVFLLLGGVGCIAAACLNYQNYEKYAWWILGATILALILCLIPGLGIKVGGARRWLNLGFTRLQPAEFAKLGVIIFLCFWMAKNYKLVPKWDWGFIYPALIVSVPLALIFLQPDLGTASLIGLVMIILMFIAGTKMRYILPSVILLPSIVLTIALAIPERRARLLSFLNPENDKDGKGYQVWQALIALGSGGIDGLGLGNSRQKMMYLPEAHNDFIFPVIGEELGLWWTLGIVFCYILIMVCGFMIAVCAKDKFGLYLASGITLLICLQAVINIAVVTNLLPNKGMPLPFISYGGSNLLVCLIGIGILINIYRHGVFIEKHDPFAIAEYTPKV is encoded by the coding sequence ATGTTTTCCACCAAACAAAGTGCCATCACCCTCGTTGTCGTCGTATTGATACTGACGACATTGGGGTTAGTGATGCTTTTCAGCACCAGTGCATTTGCCATGAAACAAAGTGGGGACCCCTACTATTTCATCGAAAGGCAGGTTGTCTTTCTGTTGCTGGGTGGGGTGGGATGCATTGCGGCGGCTTGCTTAAATTACCAAAACTACGAAAAGTATGCTTGGTGGATATTAGGGGCGACGATATTGGCTCTCATTCTATGTTTGATACCGGGTTTAGGAATAAAGGTCGGAGGAGCCAGGCGTTGGTTGAATCTTGGATTTACACGTTTACAACCAGCGGAATTCGCAAAGTTAGGTGTCATCATCTTTCTTTGTTTTTGGATGGCGAAAAATTATAAATTGGTTCCAAAATGGGATTGGGGGTTTATCTATCCCGCACTCATTGTTTCTGTGCCACTGGCCCTGATTTTTCTACAACCTGACTTAGGAACGGCTTCATTAATCGGTTTAGTCATGATCATACTGATGTTCATAGCGGGGACGAAAATGAGGTATATACTCCCGAGTGTTATTCTCCTGCCTTCGATCGTTTTGACGATCGCATTAGCGATCCCCGAAAGGCGTGCACGACTGCTTTCATTCCTAAATCCAGAAAATGACAAAGACGGGAAAGGTTATCAAGTCTGGCAAGCCCTGATTGCCTTGGGCTCGGGGGGGATTGATGGTTTAGGCTTGGGTAATAGCCGCCAGAAAATGATGTATCTGCCGGAAGCACATAATGATTTTATTTTCCCTGTTATCGGCGAAGAGCTTGGACTCTGGTGGACGCTCGGGATTGTGTTTTGTTACATCCTGATCATGGTCTGTGGATTCATGATCGCCGTCTGTGCCAAGGACAAATTCGGTCTATACCTGGCTTCAGGGATTACCCTTCTGATTTGCCTACAGGCCGTTATTAATATTGCCGTTGTCACAAACCTTTTGCCGAATAAGGGAATGCCCTTGCCTTTTATCAGTTACGGGGGATCTAATTTATTGGTCTGTCTGATTGGCATCGGTATCTTAATCAATATTTATAGGCATGGGGTTTTTATCGAAAAACATGACCCTTTCGCGATAGCGGAATACACACCGAAGGTCTAA